One window of the Crateriforma spongiae genome contains the following:
- a CDS encoding right-handed parallel beta-helix repeat-containing protein, whose translation MLTLSCLLIGVQCGAAEFHVRADAASGGDGSAEAPFRTIQHACDSIAAMPMQQRQREGVTVWIGGGIHRIDTPIRLGAEHSGDVDHPVRFAAVPGEQPVISGGIPIGSSPEQSWRRHDDKRWVVDLPKRGDGSLWRFRQLYVNGQRRYRARTPNEGFYRVAACPEGTPKSVHYHTDCKTFQFHPGDLRSDWKNLQDVEVIVYHFWTDSHLPIATIDDQTNTVTFAHRAGKVFTNDFSEEGARYVVENVFEALDQPGEWYLDSTQQRLYYYPHADEDMTKANVVAPLASQMVVIDGDVQSQRFAEHIRFEGLTYRYCSFDFPPGNSNDQQGSASIPAAVEFNAAHDCVLDHCRFHDLGTFAIDIKDGCVGNQVTHCDFSDLSAGGIRIGGGDEKAPPWYRTENNVVSDNRLVGYGIDFPSAVGILLTDTSGNRVAHNEISGGEYTGVSVGWTWGYGRSISRDNQIENNHIHDIGGMLSDLGGIYTLGVSPGTVLRGNHIHDIDANGYGGWGIYHDEGSTHILVENNLVHDTKFSAFNIHFAKEVTVRNNIFALGELEQLSRSRVEPHVSVYFENNIVYWTDGKLLSKNWSDQEYSFYLHPKNSSGTAQRTETSVFDWNLYFNPNATAEDALWDGGSLAQWQQRGKDRNGVFADPGFADPQNGDFTMSLTSPALKLGFRPWDVSAAGPRGDVGPPVTAATDDQR comes from the coding sequence ATGCTGACCCTAAGTTGTTTGTTGATTGGTGTTCAGTGCGGCGCCGCGGAGTTCCACGTTCGTGCCGACGCGGCATCGGGTGGCGATGGTTCGGCGGAAGCACCTTTTCGAACCATCCAGCATGCCTGTGATTCGATCGCGGCGATGCCCATGCAGCAGCGTCAGCGCGAGGGGGTGACGGTTTGGATTGGCGGAGGAATCCATCGCATTGATACGCCGATCCGGCTGGGGGCTGAACACAGCGGCGATGTGGATCACCCCGTTCGATTCGCGGCGGTGCCTGGCGAACAACCGGTGATCAGTGGCGGTATTCCAATCGGATCCAGTCCGGAGCAATCCTGGCGACGCCACGATGACAAACGGTGGGTGGTGGATCTGCCCAAACGCGGCGATGGTTCGCTCTGGCGATTTCGGCAACTGTACGTCAACGGCCAGCGACGGTATCGAGCGCGGACGCCTAATGAGGGCTTTTATCGTGTGGCCGCCTGTCCCGAAGGCACGCCAAAATCAGTTCACTATCACACCGATTGCAAGACCTTTCAGTTCCACCCCGGCGACTTGCGATCCGACTGGAAGAATCTTCAAGACGTCGAAGTCATCGTGTATCACTTTTGGACCGATTCGCACTTGCCGATCGCGACCATTGATGACCAGACGAACACGGTGACCTTCGCCCATCGTGCCGGCAAAGTCTTTACGAATGACTTCAGCGAAGAAGGGGCTCGCTACGTCGTTGAGAACGTGTTCGAAGCGTTGGACCAACCGGGCGAATGGTATTTGGATTCAACCCAACAGCGTCTGTACTACTATCCACACGCTGATGAGGACATGACCAAAGCGAATGTGGTCGCACCGCTAGCGTCACAGATGGTGGTGATCGACGGCGATGTTCAATCGCAAAGATTTGCCGAACACATTCGATTTGAAGGTTTGACGTATCGGTATTGCAGTTTCGATTTTCCGCCCGGCAATTCCAATGATCAACAGGGATCCGCCAGTATTCCCGCCGCGGTGGAATTCAACGCCGCACATGATTGCGTCCTGGACCATTGTCGTTTCCATGACTTGGGCACCTTTGCGATCGATATCAAAGACGGTTGCGTTGGGAACCAAGTGACCCATTGCGATTTTTCGGACTTGTCCGCCGGAGGGATTCGGATCGGTGGCGGTGATGAAAAGGCACCGCCGTGGTATCGGACCGAGAATAACGTCGTGTCGGACAATCGTTTGGTGGGTTACGGAATCGATTTTCCGTCCGCCGTGGGCATCTTGCTGACCGACACCTCGGGGAACCGTGTCGCGCACAACGAAATCAGCGGTGGTGAATACACCGGCGTTTCCGTCGGGTGGACGTGGGGATATGGCCGCAGCATCAGTCGCGACAACCAGATCGAAAACAACCACATCCACGATATCGGCGGAATGCTCAGTGATCTGGGTGGAATTTACACCTTGGGCGTTTCACCGGGCACGGTTTTACGTGGCAACCACATTCACGACATCGATGCCAACGGTTACGGCGGATGGGGCATCTATCATGATGAAGGATCGACTCACATTTTGGTGGAGAACAACTTGGTGCACGACACCAAGTTTTCTGCGTTCAACATCCACTTTGCAAAGGAAGTCACCGTTCGCAACAACATCTTTGCGCTCGGGGAATTGGAACAGTTGAGCCGCAGTCGCGTGGAACCGCACGTCAGCGTCTACTTTGAAAACAACATCGTTTACTGGACCGACGGCAAACTGCTTAGCAAAAACTGGAGCGATCAGGAGTATTCGTTCTATCTGCATCCGAAGAACAGTTCGGGAACCGCACAACGCACCGAAACGTCCGTGTTCGACTGGAACTTGTACTTCAATCCGAATGCCACCGCGGAAGACGCGTTGTGGGACGGCGGTTCACTGGCCCAGTGGCAACAACGGGGAAAGGATCGCAATGGTGTGTTCGCCGATCCGGGTTTTGCCGACCCACAAAACGGTGACTTTACGATGTCGCTGACGTCGCCGGCGCTGAAACTTGGTTTCAGACCGTGGGATGTTTCCGCGGCGGGCCCCAGAGGTGATGTTGGTCCGCCGGTGACCGCCGCAACCGATGATCAGCGTTGA
- a CDS encoding prenyltransferase/squalene oxidase repeat-containing protein, giving the protein MRRDFIGSMLAGAIATTGGSRLLAQTDNDADWSRLYVPDEVDNAVSEAVDYLVNRQGQNGSIADRQNEVAMTSLAIMAMASVGVQPDRQTDRGKAMTRALEFVLKPDNQDANGYFGRRDRSQMYGHGIITLMLTEMLGMGIDVDQNVRMHKALEQAIGLILQAQKVKKRSSMQGGWRYAPDSTDSDLSVSIWQLMALRSANNDGMHVPGEAIDQAVSYLVQSSTAQRLPDGRISDAAAGFSYMPGSRSGTFAMTAAGLLAMQVCGRYESPVVTAAAKWLLEHPPRTNERFFFYGIYYYAQAMYQVGDTYADTARRLTSAILLKDQRGDGSWHGYRSEERNIGPIYTTALAVLSLSVRYHYLPIYQR; this is encoded by the coding sequence ATGCGCCGTGACTTCATCGGATCAATGCTGGCCGGTGCGATTGCGACCACAGGCGGGTCCCGACTGTTGGCCCAAACCGACAACGATGCCGATTGGTCTCGACTGTACGTGCCCGATGAAGTCGACAACGCGGTTTCCGAAGCCGTCGACTATCTGGTGAACCGGCAAGGCCAAAATGGTTCGATTGCCGATCGTCAAAACGAAGTCGCCATGACATCGTTGGCGATCATGGCCATGGCATCGGTGGGCGTTCAACCCGATCGCCAAACCGATCGGGGCAAGGCGATGACGCGGGCTTTGGAATTCGTTTTGAAACCAGACAACCAGGACGCCAACGGATACTTCGGACGTCGCGACCGTTCACAAATGTACGGTCATGGCATCATCACGCTGATGCTGACCGAGATGCTAGGGATGGGAATTGATGTCGACCAAAATGTTCGAATGCACAAAGCCCTGGAGCAAGCGATTGGGCTGATCCTGCAGGCTCAAAAGGTAAAGAAACGCAGCAGCATGCAGGGCGGTTGGCGATATGCACCGGATTCGACTGATTCCGATCTGTCGGTTTCCATTTGGCAGTTGATGGCCCTGCGTTCGGCCAACAACGATGGCATGCATGTCCCCGGCGAAGCCATCGACCAAGCGGTCAGTTACCTGGTCCAATCGTCCACGGCCCAGCGTCTGCCCGACGGCAGGATCAGTGACGCGGCGGCAGGGTTCAGCTACATGCCGGGGTCCCGAAGTGGCACCTTTGCAATGACCGCCGCCGGCTTGCTGGCGATGCAAGTCTGCGGTCGTTACGAATCACCGGTCGTCACCGCGGCGGCCAAATGGTTGCTAGAACATCCGCCACGGACCAACGAACGATTCTTTTTCTATGGCATCTACTACTACGCCCAAGCGATGTACCAAGTGGGCGACACCTATGCCGATACGGCCCGTCGTCTGACATCTGCCATTCTGCTGAAAGACCAACGCGGCGATGGATCGTGGCACGGCTATCGCAGCGAGGAACGCAATATCGGCCCCATTTACACCACCGCACTGGCAGTGCTCAGCCTCAGCGTTCGCTATCACTACTTGCCGATCTATCAACGCTGA